The sequence below is a genomic window from Aspergillus nidulans FGSC A4 chromosome V.
AACTTCATCCAGATCCGCAAGTACAAGTCCATTGAAGCTTCCGGTCGTCCTGTGACTCCCGAATCGCGTCTTTACGGCGCAATGTTTGGCGCCATCTGGCTTCCTATTGGCCTGTTCATCTACTCCTTCACGCAGTACGGGTACCTCAACTGGTCCGGCCCTGTGATTGCACTGGCTCCCATCGCAATCGGCATTTTCTACATCTTTGAGTCTACTTACAGCTTCACTTCTGACTGCTATGGCGAGAACTCGTCCTCTGCTATTGCGGGACAGGGGCTGCTTAGGAATACGCTAGGCGCTGTATCGCCGCTCTTCGCGTCGCAGTTCTTCCATAATGTGGGGAGTCAATATGCAGGTCTCATTCTCGCCATCGCGGGGACAGCCCTCGCGCTTATTCCATTTGCCTTCTTTAAATGGGGCCCGAAGATCCGGGCTAGATCGAAGCTTGCTGAGACGGCCAAgggcgaagatgaggagaaggggaagacAGGGACGACTCTTTATTGGTAAATATGATGATCATCTACAGCTTAGCCTCAACTTACAAATTCAATGAGATTATTGAAAGGTTTCCAGCTTTTCAAGGTCAATTGCATTCCAAACGCCAGTATTATCACACGTAAGCAAGAGAATTAGACGATTTATAAACGACTTCGGCTAGATACGTAGACGAGTACGAATCAGTTAAATGTAATACGCATTCGGTGATTTGCAGCATATCTCCACTGATATTGAAGTACGTACCAAGTGAGCACCAACGGAAATACGAAAGACGAGTCTCGGTTTCACAGTTCGCGTAGTCGATTGAATGGGTTATGCGTGCATGTATCCCGGTTTTGAATGTTTGCTTATGTACCGTCTGACGCTCCGGTCTTGCTTTTGGCGGTGATGTATACCAGTACCACGTTCTTGGGATGACATGAAGATTGTGATCATAGtgcaagaaaggaaaggcatGACCGGATATATTGAACGGAAGTTTATGCGAAGAAGACTGGATCGAATATGAAGAGCCACCAGGAAAATTCTTGGTATATATCAAACGTCCATACTCCGCTCTTTCTTGAGTTCAatgcaggaagagtattatTAGTTCTACTCCTCTTCCCGTCTCACCGTTCGCAGCTTGTTTTTCATTCTTGAATACCTACTTGCACCCAGCGCAGAATAACAGCAACTTACCGTACTGTATCCAGGCGTCTCTCAAGGAAAGTTATTCAAAACTTCCACCTCTCCCCTCTCTACTTGAGTGCCGGCACCAAGATCTATCCACAAGGGAGGGTGGCATTGCATAAGGTTGATTGTCAAGGTAGAGATTGGGAATGCAGGGTGTCTGCTATCACTTCGCTCATACCTAAGAGTGCGGAGTTCACTGTGTGAGATATAGGGGAGGACGCTCCCGCAAAAACAAGACACACTCTTTGTTTTCAGTTATAGAAGATGGGAATTACCTCTCTCTGAGGCTGCCCAAGACGCACTGATGCTTTCAATTCATTCTTTTTGGCCGAGTTCCAACAAGAATAGAGTTCGGGGTACACTGGGAGTATACTTAGTCTCTAAATACACACACTGGATTGAATTAGAGGAAGTTAAGGCCGTTGATCTTCACGTctgctgcttttcttcaTAAACGGCGCATTCTCCAAGGCACTGGCCTGAATCTCCCACAAACCCCTGCCTAGGTTCACCAGTCTCTCTCCAAATCTCTCCAGGATGTCTTCAACCCGCGGCGCACCCTCCTCAAGAACCTGTCGGAACATCTCATCGTCCCCATCTACGTCTAACGTAGCAGCCCTCCAcaccctcttccacctctccagcacctccCTCGCTTCCTTCCTATCTTTTTTAACATCACTGGCAAGCATATAAAACGACGACCGCTTTGCATGGTAATGCGCATGTTTATAGACTCTCACAGTAGAGAACTTCTCAAACTCATATAGCAACTGCACTGCGTTTGGTGCTTCGATCTTATGAAGTAACACAATCATTGTTCCGCCGGGTCTGAGGTGTTCAAGTGACAAGATAAGCTGAGTTAGGGTTAGTCGTGTGGCTTCCCTCTTTTCGCGATATGCAGCTCGGGCCTGTGTCCGGAGAACCTGACCATCGCAGAGCGCTAGGTCAAATCTCTGTTTTTCATTGAAGTGTGCAGGGAGGAATTTTGCAAAGTCTGGGTGTGATGGCGGGAATTCCGCAGCTGGTGTCCTCATATCCGTTGCAAGCATTGTGATGTCAAGAAAATTGGCTGTGACGTTGGGGTgcttgcgcagctcgcgAGCAACCTCGTAGCCTCCTTCACTTTTTGGGAGAGTGAATGTCAGCGCTTGCGCCGTAGGGTTGATTTTTAGGGCTGTCGCGAGGAATCCACCTGGTGCCATGCACAGGTCAAGAAGGGCCGGGCGGCTGCCTATATCTGAGGCCGAGGGCTTGATGTCAAATATTCCAGTAAGCCGGTTCATGTCGGTCGCTATATCCTGCATCATTTTGTAGAAGTGTGCCGCTGTCTTTGCGTGGGCTTTGTCTGAGGTTCGGCGCTGTTTGGCAAAGAACTTGTCGCCGGCGGGGACTCCCCAACCCTGTTTAGCATTAGCTAGCGTTGTTAGTTGAAGAAAAGGTAGTGTCCAACCTTTTTCCGCAGCTCATAGAGACGCTGAAA
It includes:
- a CDS encoding uncharacterized protein (transcript_id=CADANIAT00003542), whose translation is MDKLNIAADPIDLHFPQEETSSRNDYNSRLTKAIMHYLLNEAQVPEFQRLYELRKKGWGVPAGDKFFAKQRRTSDKAHAKTAAHFYKMMQDIATDMNRLTGIFDIKPSASDIGSRPALLDLCMAPGGFLATALKINPTAQALTFTLPKSEGGYEVARELRKHPNVTANFLDITMLATDMRTPAAEFPPSHPDFAKFLPAHFNEKQRFDLALCDGQVLRTQARAAYREKREATRLTLTQLILSLEHLRPGGTMIVLLHKIEAPNAVQLLYEFEKFSTVRVYKHAHYHAKRSSFYMLASDVKKDRKEAREVLERWKRVWRAATLDVDGDDEMFRQVLEEGAPRVEDILERFGERLVNLGRGLWEIQASALENAPFMKKSSRREDQRP